A single Argentina anserina chromosome 7, drPotAnse1.1, whole genome shotgun sequence DNA region contains:
- the LOC126804160 gene encoding CDGSH iron-sulfur domain-containing protein NEET has translation MASIITTTGLVSCGYVKSSGPCPSLGSTRATTFGTHRLACPSGVDFSRRKKTVAVVRAEVQPINPEIRKTEAKVVDSVVVTELAKPLTPYCRCWRSGTFPLCDGSHVKHNKATGDNVGPLLLKKE, from the exons ATGGCGTCGATTATCACAACCACCGGTCTGGTTTCTTGCGGCTACGTCAAATCTTCGGGCCCGTGTCCGAGTCTTGGCAGCACAAGAGCCACAACCTTCGGAACTCACCGCCTCGCTTGCCCTTCCGGCGTTGACTTCAGCCGGAGGAAGAAGACTGTTGCGGTGGTGAGGGCGGAGGTTCAGCCGATCAACCCGGAGATTAGGAAGACTGAAGCGAAGGTTGTGGACTCTGTTGTGGTCACTGAGCTCGCTAAGCCCCTCACTCCTTATTGCAG GTGTTGGAGGTCGGGGACTTTCCCCTTGTGTGATGGAAGCCATGTGAAGCACAACAAAGCTACGGGTGACAATGTCGGGCCATTGCTCTTGAAGAAGGAGTAA
- the LOC126804129 gene encoding xyloglucan galactosyltransferase XLT2 has product MLLVPEKPPLPELQQKRPKSPDPLNLLSSLKQLIHHPRTWLLMAILSLQVILLFTLGTRPFSRQDLPPPYGPVSGSVLQPEQEDELCSGRVFVYDLPKGLNQEILHNCDNLNPWSSRCDALANDGFGQPATGIAGVVPESLAPAWYWTDQFVSEVIFHNRIMHHKCRVMSPENATAFYIPFYVGLAVGKYLWSNTSTAQDRDRHCEMMLNWIREQPYYKRSDGWDHFITMGRITWDFRRSKDPDWGSSCIYKPGMRNITRLLIERNPWDYFDVGVPYPTGFHPRTDADVTEWQSFVRGRNRSKLFCFAGAKRSLIRNDFRGLLLSHCQSESDSCRVVDCSGSKCSNGTSAILETFLDSDFCLQPRGDSFTRRSIFDCMVAGSIPVFFWKRTAYFQYEWFLPGEPDSYSVFIDRNSVKNGTASIKNVLAGYSREEVRKMREKVIDYIPNFLYAKPQEGLETVKDAFDIALERVLRRFKEQGEWGFKWK; this is encoded by the coding sequence ATGCTACTCGTCCCGGAAAAGCCGCCGCTGCCGGAGCTCCAACAGAAGCGGCCCAAAAGCCCAGACCCGCTGAACTTACTCAGCTCTTTGAAGCAGCTCATCCACCACCCAAGGACATGGCTACTCATGGCCATACTCTCCCTCCAAGTCATACTCCTCTTCACTCTCGGCACCCGCCCCTTCTCCCGCCAAGACCTCCCCCCGCCGTACGGCCCCGTTTCCGGGTCGGTCCTCCAACCCGAACAAGAAGACGAGCTCTGCTCGGGTCGGGTCTTCGTCTACGACCTCCCCAAAGGCCTCAACCAAGAGATTCTCCATAACTGCGACAACCTCAACCCCTGGAGCTCCCGCTGCGACGCTCTGGCCAACGACGGCTTCGGCCAGCCGGCCACCGGGATCGCCGGTGTCGTGCCGGAGAGTCTAGCTCCGGCGTGGTACTGGACGGACCAGTTTGTCTCGGAGGTGATCTTCCACAACCGGATCATGCACCACAAGTGCCGTGTCATGTCGCCGGAGAACGCCACCGCGTTTTACATCCCGTTCTACGTCGGACTCGCCGTCGGGAAGTACCTATGGTCCAACACCTCCACCGCGCAGGACCGCGATCGCCACTGCGAGATGATGCTGAACTGGATTAGAGAGCAACCATACTACAAGAGATCCGACGGCTGGGATCACTTCATCACCATGGGCCGGATCACCTGGGACTTCCGCCGCTCTAAAGACCCGGACTGGGGCTCGAGCTGCATATACAAACCCGGAATGCGCAACATCACGCGCCTCCTCATCGAGCGCAACCCCTGGGACTATTTCGACGTCGGTGTTCCCTACCCTACTGGATTCCACCCCAGAACCGACGCTGACGTCACCGAGTGGCAGAGCTTCGTCAGGGGCCGTAACCGCTCCAAGCTGTTCTGTTTTGCAGGGGCGAAACGCAGCCTTATCAGGAACGATTTCCGGGGGCTGTTGCTGAGTCACTGCCAGAGCGAGTCGGACTCGTGCCGGGTCGTGGACTGCAGCGGGTCGAAATGCTCCAACGGCACGTCGGCGATTCTCGAAACCTTTCTCGACTCGGACTTCTGCCTCCAGCCGAGAGGGGACAGCTTCACCCGGAGGTCGATTTTCGACTGCATGGTGGCCGGTTCGATCCCGGTTTTTTTCTGGAAGCGGACCGCTTATTTCCAGTACGAGTGGTTTTTACCGGGCGAGCCGGATAGTTACTCGGTTTTTATCGATCGGAACTCGGTGAAAAACGGAACCGCCTCGATTAAAAACGTGCTCGCCGGTTACAGTAGGGAAGAGGTGAGGAAAATGAGGGAGAAAGTCATCGATTACATCCCGAATTTTCTGTATGCAAAACCCCAGGAGGGGTTGGAGACGGTAAAAGACGCTTTTGACATTGCCCTTGAGAGGGTGTTGAGGAGGTTCAAGGAGCAAGGAGAGTGGGGGTTCAAGTGGAAATGA
- the LOC126804158 gene encoding embryo-specific protein ATS3B, whose protein sequence is MIKALASLLLIVAFVPAPSKAKLSILQPQPAVGFNVSHVQSGGSCSYTVDITTSCSSTRYTRDQISISFGDVYGNQIYAPRLDDPSSKTFESCSTDTFEIYGPCAYQICYVYLYRTGPDGWKPESVKISSHNSRAVSFYYNTFIPSDIWYGFNLCQNGSSSHRQCAYGWFVYVLVGLLVSLLL, encoded by the exons ATGATCAAAGCGCTCGCTTCTCTTCTGCTCATAGTCGCCTTCGTCCCCGCGCCTTCAAAAGCCAAACTGAGCATCCTGCAACCCCAACCCGCCGTAGGGTTCAACGTCAGTCATGTACAG AGCGGTGGGAGTTGTTCTTATACCGTGGATATAACCACGAGCTGCTCATCAACGAGGTATACAAGGGATCAAATCAGTATTTCGTTTGGGGATGTTTATGGCAACCAG ATTTATGCACCGCGGCTAGATGATCCATCCTCGAAAACGTTTGAGAGTTGCTCTACGGATACATTTGAGATATACGGACCCTGTGCGTATCAAATCTGCTATGTCTATCTTTACAGAACAGGACCAGATGGTTGGAAACCAGAGAGTGTGAAAATCTCTAGTCATAATTCCAGGGCTGTTTCGTTTTACTACAACACCTTCATTCCCAGTGACATTTGGTATGGATTCAATTTGTGTCAGAATGGTTCCTCTTCACACCGGCAATGTGCTTATGGATGGTTTGTATATGTTTTAGTTGGGCTTCTTGTGTCGCTTCTCTTGTAG
- the LOC126804121 gene encoding K(+) efflux antiporter 5 isoform X3: MAKRKRGRFVGFGFCYCVATLLIHATVSSAVRSDKEMRERFYGTMVNSSAPESNDGTIAKMFDRVLEKEFSDNDQPEGSDKSSFNSSVADQQAVLETVAKITHEKGNKNDTQENNGTKSYQFQGVFSLENEDSEETTTLIDKKDNVFVMSNKKSKYPVLQVDLRLISDLVVIIVSAAIGGIVFSCLGQPVIVGYLLAGSLIGPGGLMFISEMVQVETVAQFGVVFLLFALGLEFSLAKLKVVGPVAVLGGLLQILTFMFLCGIIAGLCGAKLSEGIFVGSFLSMSSTAVVVKFLAERNSNSSLHGQVTIGTLIFQDCAVGLLFALLPVLGGHSGVFQGMVSVGKLVLVLSLYLVASSVLCWSFVPRFLKLMMKLSSQQTNELYQLAVVAFCLLSAWSSDKLGLSLELGSFVAGIMISTTDFAQHTLDQVEPIRNLFAALFLSSIGMLIHVHFLWSHVDILLASVILVIVVKTAVVTIVTKAFGYSFRTSFMVGVSLAQIGEFAFVLLSRASNLHLIEGKMYLLLLGTTALSLVTTPLLFKMTPAIMNLGVLMHWFPAEVTIIHNEVSIFPPL, from the exons ATGGCGAAGAGAAAGCGCGGCCGGTTCGTCGGGTTCGGGTTCTGTTATTGCGTTGCGACGCTTTTGATTCACGCCACGGTTTCGTCTGCGGTGAGATCCGATAAGGAAATGAGGGAGAGGTTCTACGGCACTATGGTGAACTCCTCCGCGCCGGAGAGCAACGACGGCACCATCGCCAAAATGTTCGATCGGGTTCTCGAGAAGGAGTTCTCCGATAACGATCAGCCCGAAG GATCTGATAAAAGCAGCTTTAACAGTAGTGTGGCTGATCAACAA GCGGTACTGGAGACTGTAGCTAAGATCACTCATGAGAAGGGAAATAAGAATGATACTCAGGAGAATAA CGGCACAAAATCTTATCAGTTTCAAGGTGTTTTCTCACTTGAGAATGAAGACTCTGAGGAAACAACAACCTTGATTGACaaaaag GACAACGTGTTCGTGATGTCGAACAAGAAATCCAAATATCCAGTACTTCAAGTAGATTTGAG GTTAATTTCTGATCTGGTGGTTATCATAGTTTCTGCAGCCATTGGAGGAATTGTGTTTTCTTGTTTGGGGCAACCA GTGATTGTGGGGTATCTTCTTGCGGGGTCTCTCATTGGACCTGGGGGTCTCATGTTCATCAGTGAAATGGTTCAG GTAGAAACTGTTGCACAGTTTGGTGTtgtatttcttctttttgctTTAGGGTTGGAGTTTTCTTTGGCTAAG TTGAAAGTTGTTGGCCCCGTAGCTGTTCTTGGAGGGCTTCTTCAAATCTTAACATTTATGTTCTTGTGTGGCATAATTGCCGGG CTGTGTGGAGCAAAGTTGTCTGAGGGAATTTTTGTTGGCTCCTTCCTCTCAATGTCATCAACAGCGGTG GTGGTGAAATTTCTAGCAGAAAGGAACAGTAATAGTTCTCTGCATGGTCAAGTTACAATTGGGACGTTAATATTCCAG GATTGTGCTGTTGGTTTACTGTTTGCTTTGCTCCCAGTTTTGGGCGGCCATAGTGGTGTTTTCCAGGGGATGGTTTCAGTGGGGAAGTT GGTGCTAGTCCTATCATTATATCTTGTCGCTTCATCTGTATTGTGTTGGTCGTTTGTTCCTCGCTTTCTGAAACTGATGATGAAGTTGTCCTCTCAA CAGACAAATGAGCTTTATCAACTGGCTGTTGTGGCTTTCTGCTTGTTATCTGCATGG AGCAGCGATAAGCTGGGCCTTAGCCTTGagttgggttcatttgtggcCGGGATTATGATATCAACCACTGACTTTGCACAACATACTTTAGATCAG GTGGAGCCAATTCGTAACTTATTTGCAGCTCTCTTCCTTTCAAGCATTGGAATGCTGATACATGTACATTTCCTGTGGAGCCACGTGGACATACTTCTTGCGTCTGTTATTCTAGTTATAGTTGTAAAGACTGCTGTTGTTACTATAGTTACTAAGGCCTTTGGATACAGCTTCAGAACATCATTTATG GTTGGAGTCTCACTTGCTCAAATTGGAGAATTTGCTTTTGTTCTTTTAAGTCGGGCCTCCAACCTTCATCTAATTGAG GGGAAGATGTACCTGCTTCTTCTCGGAACAACAGCACTTAGCCTG GTTACGACTCCTCTCTTGTTTAAGATGACTCCTGCCATAATGAATTTGGGAGTTCTTATGCACTGGTTTCCTGCTGAAGTTACTATAATACATAATGAGGTCTCTATCTTTCCTCCTCTCTGA
- the LOC126804121 gene encoding K(+) efflux antiporter 5 isoform X1, which translates to MAKRKRGRFVGFGFCYCVATLLIHATVSSAVRSDKEMRERFYGTMVNSSAPESNDGTIAKMFDRVLEKEFSDNDQPEGSDKSSFNSSVADQQAVLETVAKITHEKGNKNDTQENNGTKSYQFQGVFSLENEDSEETTTLIDKKDNVFVMSNKKSKYPVLQVDLRLISDLVVIIVSAAIGGIVFSCLGQPVIVGYLLAGSLIGPGGLMFISEMVQVETVAQFGVVFLLFALGLEFSLAKLKVVGPVAVLGGLLQILTFMFLCGIIAGLCGAKLSEGIFVGSFLSMSSTAVVVKFLAERNSNSSLHGQVTIGTLIFQDCAVGLLFALLPVLGGHSGVFQGMVSVGKLVLVLSLYLVASSVLCWSFVPRFLKLMMKLSSQQTNELYQLAVVAFCLLSAWSSDKLGLSLELGSFVAGIMISTTDFAQHTLDQVEPIRNLFAALFLSSIGMLIHVHFLWSHVDILLASVILVIVVKTAVVTIVTKAFGYSFRTSFMVGVSLAQIGEFAFVLLSRASNLHLIEGKMYLLLLGTTALSLVTTPLLFKMTPAIMNLGVLMHWFPAEVTIIHNEEKVSMIEAHNRIL; encoded by the exons ATGGCGAAGAGAAAGCGCGGCCGGTTCGTCGGGTTCGGGTTCTGTTATTGCGTTGCGACGCTTTTGATTCACGCCACGGTTTCGTCTGCGGTGAGATCCGATAAGGAAATGAGGGAGAGGTTCTACGGCACTATGGTGAACTCCTCCGCGCCGGAGAGCAACGACGGCACCATCGCCAAAATGTTCGATCGGGTTCTCGAGAAGGAGTTCTCCGATAACGATCAGCCCGAAG GATCTGATAAAAGCAGCTTTAACAGTAGTGTGGCTGATCAACAA GCGGTACTGGAGACTGTAGCTAAGATCACTCATGAGAAGGGAAATAAGAATGATACTCAGGAGAATAA CGGCACAAAATCTTATCAGTTTCAAGGTGTTTTCTCACTTGAGAATGAAGACTCTGAGGAAACAACAACCTTGATTGACaaaaag GACAACGTGTTCGTGATGTCGAACAAGAAATCCAAATATCCAGTACTTCAAGTAGATTTGAG GTTAATTTCTGATCTGGTGGTTATCATAGTTTCTGCAGCCATTGGAGGAATTGTGTTTTCTTGTTTGGGGCAACCA GTGATTGTGGGGTATCTTCTTGCGGGGTCTCTCATTGGACCTGGGGGTCTCATGTTCATCAGTGAAATGGTTCAG GTAGAAACTGTTGCACAGTTTGGTGTtgtatttcttctttttgctTTAGGGTTGGAGTTTTCTTTGGCTAAG TTGAAAGTTGTTGGCCCCGTAGCTGTTCTTGGAGGGCTTCTTCAAATCTTAACATTTATGTTCTTGTGTGGCATAATTGCCGGG CTGTGTGGAGCAAAGTTGTCTGAGGGAATTTTTGTTGGCTCCTTCCTCTCAATGTCATCAACAGCGGTG GTGGTGAAATTTCTAGCAGAAAGGAACAGTAATAGTTCTCTGCATGGTCAAGTTACAATTGGGACGTTAATATTCCAG GATTGTGCTGTTGGTTTACTGTTTGCTTTGCTCCCAGTTTTGGGCGGCCATAGTGGTGTTTTCCAGGGGATGGTTTCAGTGGGGAAGTT GGTGCTAGTCCTATCATTATATCTTGTCGCTTCATCTGTATTGTGTTGGTCGTTTGTTCCTCGCTTTCTGAAACTGATGATGAAGTTGTCCTCTCAA CAGACAAATGAGCTTTATCAACTGGCTGTTGTGGCTTTCTGCTTGTTATCTGCATGG AGCAGCGATAAGCTGGGCCTTAGCCTTGagttgggttcatttgtggcCGGGATTATGATATCAACCACTGACTTTGCACAACATACTTTAGATCAG GTGGAGCCAATTCGTAACTTATTTGCAGCTCTCTTCCTTTCAAGCATTGGAATGCTGATACATGTACATTTCCTGTGGAGCCACGTGGACATACTTCTTGCGTCTGTTATTCTAGTTATAGTTGTAAAGACTGCTGTTGTTACTATAGTTACTAAGGCCTTTGGATACAGCTTCAGAACATCATTTATG GTTGGAGTCTCACTTGCTCAAATTGGAGAATTTGCTTTTGTTCTTTTAAGTCGGGCCTCCAACCTTCATCTAATTGAG GGGAAGATGTACCTGCTTCTTCTCGGAACAACAGCACTTAGCCTG GTTACGACTCCTCTCTTGTTTAAGATGACTCCTGCCATAATGAATTTGGGAGTTCTTATGCACTGGTTTCCTGCTGAAGTTACTATAATACATAATGAG GAGAAAGTTTCGATGATTGAAGCACACAACAGAATATTGTGA
- the LOC126804155 gene encoding cysteine and histidine-rich domain-containing protein RAR1 isoform X1 has translation MEGQPAALLKCQRIGCNATFSDDNNPEGSCQYHAAASSIYQGPIFHDGIKEWSCCKKKSHDFSLFLELEGCKTGKHTTEKPVLAKPKPGTPVSLPTSAPASDASAKQLCARCRQGFFCSDHGSQSKEMNSKPVNVVTTPLTESITEDQGTSAPPKKIIDINQPQTCKNKGCGQTFKEKDNHETACSYHPGPAVFHDRVRGWKCCDIHVKEFDEFVTIPPCTKGWHNADPVP, from the exons ATGGAGGGCCAGCCGGCAGCTCTGCTTAAATGCCAGCGAATCGGCTGCAACGCCACGTTTTCCGACGACAACAATCCCGAAGGCTCTTGCCAATACCACGCTGCGG CATCTTCGATTTATCAGGGA CCTATATTTCATGATGGGATTAAAGAGTGGAGTTGTTGCAAGAAAAAGAGTCACGATTTCAGCTTGTTTTTAGAATTAGAAGG GTGCAAGACAGGTAAACACACGACAGAGAAACCAGTGTTGGCAAAGCCGAAGCCTGGGACTCCTGTTTCCTTACCTACTTCTGCTCCTGCATCTGATGCATCAGCAAAACAGTTGTGCGCTAGGTGCCGGCAGGGTTTCTTCTGTTCAGATCATG GTTCACAATCCAAAGAAATGAACTCAAAGCCTGTAAATGTAGTTACAACGCCACTTActgaaagcattacagaagatCAAGGCACTTCTGCAccaccaaaaaaaattatagacATAAACCAGCCGCAAACCTGCAAAAATAAAGGTTGTGGTCAAACTTTCAAAGAGAAGGATAACCATGAGACAGCATGCAGTTACCACCCAGGCCCTGCTGTTTTCCATGACCGAGTGAGAGGA TGGAAGTGCTGTGATATTCATGTAAAAGAATTCGATGAGTTTGTGACCATCCCTCCGTGTACCAAGGGGTGGCACAATGCTGACCCAGTCCCCTAA
- the LOC126804155 gene encoding cysteine and histidine-rich domain-containing protein RAR1 isoform X2 — MEGQPAALLKCQRIGCNATFSDDNNPEGSCQYHAAPIFHDGIKEWSCCKKKSHDFSLFLELEGCKTGKHTTEKPVLAKPKPGTPVSLPTSAPASDASAKQLCARCRQGFFCSDHGSQSKEMNSKPVNVVTTPLTESITEDQGTSAPPKKIIDINQPQTCKNKGCGQTFKEKDNHETACSYHPGPAVFHDRVRGWKCCDIHVKEFDEFVTIPPCTKGWHNADPVP; from the exons ATGGAGGGCCAGCCGGCAGCTCTGCTTAAATGCCAGCGAATCGGCTGCAACGCCACGTTTTCCGACGACAACAATCCCGAAGGCTCTTGCCAATACCACGCTGCG CCTATATTTCATGATGGGATTAAAGAGTGGAGTTGTTGCAAGAAAAAGAGTCACGATTTCAGCTTGTTTTTAGAATTAGAAGG GTGCAAGACAGGTAAACACACGACAGAGAAACCAGTGTTGGCAAAGCCGAAGCCTGGGACTCCTGTTTCCTTACCTACTTCTGCTCCTGCATCTGATGCATCAGCAAAACAGTTGTGCGCTAGGTGCCGGCAGGGTTTCTTCTGTTCAGATCATG GTTCACAATCCAAAGAAATGAACTCAAAGCCTGTAAATGTAGTTACAACGCCACTTActgaaagcattacagaagatCAAGGCACTTCTGCAccaccaaaaaaaattatagacATAAACCAGCCGCAAACCTGCAAAAATAAAGGTTGTGGTCAAACTTTCAAAGAGAAGGATAACCATGAGACAGCATGCAGTTACCACCCAGGCCCTGCTGTTTTCCATGACCGAGTGAGAGGA TGGAAGTGCTGTGATATTCATGTAAAAGAATTCGATGAGTTTGTGACCATCCCTCCGTGTACCAAGGGGTGGCACAATGCTGACCCAGTCCCCTAA
- the LOC126804121 gene encoding K(+) efflux antiporter 5 isoform X2: MAKRKRGRFVGFGFCYCVATLLIHATVSSAVRSDKEMRERFYGTMVNSSAPESNDGTIAKMFDRVLEKEFSDNDQPEGSDKSSFNSSVADQQAVLETVAKITHEKGNKNDTQENNGTKSYQFQGVFSLENEDSEETTTLIDKKDNVFVMSNKKSKYPVLQVDLRLISDLVVIIVSAAIGGIVFSCLGQPVIVGYLLAGSLIGPGGLMFISEMVQVETVAQFGVVFLLFALGLEFSLAKLKVVGPVAVLGGLLQILTFMFLCGIIAGLCGAKLSEGIFVGSFLSMSSTAVVVKFLAERNSNSSLHGQVTIGTLIFQDCAVGLLFALLPVLGGHSGVFQGMVSVGKLVLVLSLYLVASSVLCWSFVPRFLKLMMKLSSQTNELYQLAVVAFCLLSAWSSDKLGLSLELGSFVAGIMISTTDFAQHTLDQVEPIRNLFAALFLSSIGMLIHVHFLWSHVDILLASVILVIVVKTAVVTIVTKAFGYSFRTSFMVGVSLAQIGEFAFVLLSRASNLHLIEGKMYLLLLGTTALSLVTTPLLFKMTPAIMNLGVLMHWFPAEVTIIHNEEKVSMIEAHNRIL, encoded by the exons ATGGCGAAGAGAAAGCGCGGCCGGTTCGTCGGGTTCGGGTTCTGTTATTGCGTTGCGACGCTTTTGATTCACGCCACGGTTTCGTCTGCGGTGAGATCCGATAAGGAAATGAGGGAGAGGTTCTACGGCACTATGGTGAACTCCTCCGCGCCGGAGAGCAACGACGGCACCATCGCCAAAATGTTCGATCGGGTTCTCGAGAAGGAGTTCTCCGATAACGATCAGCCCGAAG GATCTGATAAAAGCAGCTTTAACAGTAGTGTGGCTGATCAACAA GCGGTACTGGAGACTGTAGCTAAGATCACTCATGAGAAGGGAAATAAGAATGATACTCAGGAGAATAA CGGCACAAAATCTTATCAGTTTCAAGGTGTTTTCTCACTTGAGAATGAAGACTCTGAGGAAACAACAACCTTGATTGACaaaaag GACAACGTGTTCGTGATGTCGAACAAGAAATCCAAATATCCAGTACTTCAAGTAGATTTGAG GTTAATTTCTGATCTGGTGGTTATCATAGTTTCTGCAGCCATTGGAGGAATTGTGTTTTCTTGTTTGGGGCAACCA GTGATTGTGGGGTATCTTCTTGCGGGGTCTCTCATTGGACCTGGGGGTCTCATGTTCATCAGTGAAATGGTTCAG GTAGAAACTGTTGCACAGTTTGGTGTtgtatttcttctttttgctTTAGGGTTGGAGTTTTCTTTGGCTAAG TTGAAAGTTGTTGGCCCCGTAGCTGTTCTTGGAGGGCTTCTTCAAATCTTAACATTTATGTTCTTGTGTGGCATAATTGCCGGG CTGTGTGGAGCAAAGTTGTCTGAGGGAATTTTTGTTGGCTCCTTCCTCTCAATGTCATCAACAGCGGTG GTGGTGAAATTTCTAGCAGAAAGGAACAGTAATAGTTCTCTGCATGGTCAAGTTACAATTGGGACGTTAATATTCCAG GATTGTGCTGTTGGTTTACTGTTTGCTTTGCTCCCAGTTTTGGGCGGCCATAGTGGTGTTTTCCAGGGGATGGTTTCAGTGGGGAAGTT GGTGCTAGTCCTATCATTATATCTTGTCGCTTCATCTGTATTGTGTTGGTCGTTTGTTCCTCGCTTTCTGAAACTGATGATGAAGTTGTCCTCTCAA ACAAATGAGCTTTATCAACTGGCTGTTGTGGCTTTCTGCTTGTTATCTGCATGG AGCAGCGATAAGCTGGGCCTTAGCCTTGagttgggttcatttgtggcCGGGATTATGATATCAACCACTGACTTTGCACAACATACTTTAGATCAG GTGGAGCCAATTCGTAACTTATTTGCAGCTCTCTTCCTTTCAAGCATTGGAATGCTGATACATGTACATTTCCTGTGGAGCCACGTGGACATACTTCTTGCGTCTGTTATTCTAGTTATAGTTGTAAAGACTGCTGTTGTTACTATAGTTACTAAGGCCTTTGGATACAGCTTCAGAACATCATTTATG GTTGGAGTCTCACTTGCTCAAATTGGAGAATTTGCTTTTGTTCTTTTAAGTCGGGCCTCCAACCTTCATCTAATTGAG GGGAAGATGTACCTGCTTCTTCTCGGAACAACAGCACTTAGCCTG GTTACGACTCCTCTCTTGTTTAAGATGACTCCTGCCATAATGAATTTGGGAGTTCTTATGCACTGGTTTCCTGCTGAAGTTACTATAATACATAATGAG GAGAAAGTTTCGATGATTGAAGCACACAACAGAATATTGTGA